One part of the Verrucomicrobiota bacterium genome encodes these proteins:
- the lepA gene encoding translation elongation factor 4 — MSVQHIRNFCIIAHIDHGKTTLSDRLLEVTNTIANRDKQEQVLDSMDLERERGITIKSHPVSMQYLAKNGQEYTLNLMDTPGHVDFAYEVSRSLAACEGAILVVDAAQGVEAQTMANIHLAHKQGLTIIPVINKIDLPNADLPAVKKQLEDLLAIPAEEAIPASAKAGIGIVEILEAVVQRVPPPPEGDGTLRALVFDSLFDTYRGVVSYIRVFSGNLKAGTQVKLMSTNQSYEVKEVGIFTPKMTATGAMGPGDVGYFIGNIKSTAEIKIGDTLTDSKKPASEPLPGFKKVQPMVFSGIYPINTADFEPLKTAMGKLQINDAAFNYMPESSVALGFGFRCGFLGLLHMEIIVERLRREYDMDIIATYPSVVYEVIKTNGDLLMVDNPANLPDMSVVEEIREPVVKCFVMIPNENIGDIMQIMMEKRGIVESTDSIDTRRVMITAVLPLNEILVDFHDKIKSVTRGYGSLDYEPAGYRPDRMVKLEMLVNGEPVDAFSSIVHRDKAEARGRSLAAKLKDVIPVQMYQVAIQAAVGGKIVARESIGAMRKNVTAKCYGGDITRKRKLLEKQKEGKKRMKAIGQVNIPQEAFIEVLKTN, encoded by the coding sequence ATGTCTGTTCAGCATATCCGCAACTTCTGCATCATCGCCCATATTGATCACGGGAAGACCACCCTGTCCGACCGTCTTCTGGAGGTCACCAACACGATCGCCAACCGTGACAAGCAGGAGCAAGTTCTGGACTCTATGGATCTGGAGCGCGAGCGCGGCATCACGATCAAGTCTCACCCGGTCTCCATGCAGTACCTGGCCAAGAATGGTCAGGAGTACACTCTCAACCTCATGGACACTCCCGGCCATGTGGATTTCGCCTACGAGGTCTCCCGCAGCCTCGCCGCCTGCGAGGGTGCCATCCTTGTTGTGGACGCGGCTCAGGGAGTAGAGGCCCAGACCATGGCCAATATCCATCTGGCCCATAAACAGGGCCTGACGATTATCCCGGTCATTAACAAAATCGACCTGCCTAACGCGGATCTTCCAGCGGTCAAAAAACAGCTGGAGGACCTCCTGGCCATCCCCGCCGAGGAGGCGATCCCCGCTAGTGCCAAGGCAGGCATCGGAATCGTCGAAATTCTGGAGGCCGTGGTTCAGCGCGTCCCCCCACCCCCTGAGGGAGATGGCACCCTGAGAGCTCTTGTCTTTGATTCCCTCTTCGATACCTACCGAGGAGTTGTCAGCTATATCCGTGTCTTTTCGGGAAATCTCAAAGCTGGAACCCAGGTGAAGCTCATGTCGACCAACCAGTCCTATGAGGTCAAGGAGGTCGGCATCTTTACCCCGAAGATGACTGCCACGGGTGCGATGGGCCCGGGCGATGTCGGCTACTTCATCGGGAATATCAAGAGCACTGCCGAGATCAAGATCGGCGACACCTTGACTGATTCCAAGAAACCGGCCTCAGAACCCCTCCCCGGCTTCAAGAAAGTTCAGCCGATGGTCTTCAGCGGCATCTACCCGATCAACACAGCCGACTTTGAGCCACTCAAGACGGCCATGGGCAAGCTCCAGATCAACGATGCCGCCTTCAACTACATGCCCGAGAGTTCCGTCGCTCTGGGCTTTGGCTTCCGATGCGGCTTCCTAGGACTCCTTCACATGGAGATCATCGTTGAGCGCCTGCGTCGTGAGTACGACATGGATATCATCGCGACCTATCCGAGCGTCGTCTACGAGGTGATCAAGACCAATGGTGATCTCCTCATGGTCGACAACCCCGCCAACCTCCCCGACATGAGTGTCGTCGAGGAGATCCGCGAACCTGTCGTGAAATGCTTTGTCATGATCCCGAACGAAAACATCGGCGACATCATGCAGATCATGATGGAGAAGCGTGGCATCGTGGAGAGCACCGACTCGATCGACACCCGGCGCGTCATGATCACCGCCGTCCTTCCTCTCAACGAGATCTTGGTCGACTTCCACGACAAGATCAAATCCGTCACCCGCGGATACGGTTCCCTTGACTACGAGCCTGCAGGCTACAGACCAGACCGCATGGTCAAGCTCGAGATGCTCGTCAATGGAGAGCCCGTGGATGCCTTCTCTAGCATCGTCCATCGGGACAAGGCCGAAGCCCGCGGCCGTTCACTTGCTGCAAAGCTCAAGGATGTCATTCCCGTTCAGATGTATCAGGTCGCCATCCAGGCCGCCGTCGGCGGCAAGATCGTGGCCAGGGAGAGTATCGGTGCCATGCGCAAGAACGTGACCGCCAAGTGCTACGGAGGCGACATCACCCGCAAGCGCAAGCTCCTCGAGAAGCAGAAAGAGGGTAAGAAGAGGATGAAGGCGATCGGGCAGGTGAA
- the trpA gene encoding tryptophan synthase subunit alpha, with protein MTASTSKPVPTNRIEALFARLKAEGRTAMIAYITGGDPTLSASAQIAIEMEKAGVDLLELGIPFSDPLADGATIQMAAGRALAAGASVPGIIDLVREIRKTSQIPIVLFAYLNPVYIYGFEKFQRDAIAAGADGLLLLDLPPQEAARNNELLSDHGLKAIRLIAPTTPPERLKEITDASEGFIYYVSREGVTGEQTTLSTDIAERVAAIRALTEVPVAVGFGISNPEQAATVAGLADGVVVGSAIVRRIAEIGDTPELPAKIADFVRPIAEAVHGTKG; from the coding sequence ATGACTGCTAGCACTTCCAAACCTGTCCCCACTAATCGCATCGAAGCACTCTTTGCTCGCCTAAAGGCCGAGGGAAGGACCGCTATGATCGCCTACATCACCGGCGGCGACCCTACACTGAGCGCCTCGGCTCAGATCGCCATCGAGATGGAGAAAGCTGGAGTCGATCTCCTTGAACTCGGTATTCCCTTCTCAGACCCTCTGGCGGATGGAGCCACCATCCAGATGGCGGCTGGGCGCGCCCTGGCCGCAGGAGCCTCAGTCCCGGGGATCATCGATCTCGTCCGCGAGATCCGCAAGACCAGCCAAATCCCGATCGTCCTCTTTGCCTACCTGAATCCGGTCTATATCTATGGATTTGAGAAGTTCCAGAGAGATGCCATCGCGGCGGGTGCCGATGGCTTGCTGCTGCTTGACCTGCCGCCCCAGGAGGCAGCCAGGAATAACGAGCTCTTATCGGACCATGGACTGAAGGCCATCCGTCTGATCGCCCCGACCACTCCACCCGAGCGACTCAAGGAGATCACGGATGCTTCCGAGGGCTTTATCTATTATGTCTCCCGTGAAGGAGTCACCGGAGAACAGACCACCCTCTCGACCGATATTGCCGAACGGGTCGCCGCCATCCGTGCCCTCACGGAGGTGCCGGTCGCCGTCGGATTTGGCATTTCAAATCCTGAACAGGCAGCAACGGTCGCCGGACTAGCCGATGGAGTGGTCGTGGGCAGTGCCATTGTCCGCAGGATTGCTGAGATCGGCGATACGCCGGAACTGCCCGCTAAGATTGCTGACTTTGTCCGTCCCATTGCCGAGGCAGTTCATGGCACAAAAGGCTGA
- the dapF gene encoding diaminopimelate epimerase, whose protein sequence is MTLEFTKMNGAGNDFVMVDNRDGSRSLSCEQIARLCDRHRGIGADGLIALEGSPELPRMRYYNADGGEAEMCGNGARCFSRFTARLLALTAGSLSFQTEVGILAAELLPDDRVRLRMSEPHSLQLAHSLRVLDRDLEVHSLNTGVPHAVTFVQNLEETPVFELGRALRQHQRFAPAGTNANFVKILAPGSLSIRTYERGVEDETLACGTGVVASALIHHHLSKAPSPISVQVRGGETLEVGFQMQNGQPEAVTLAGPADFVFTGNVTI, encoded by the coding sequence ATGACTTTGGAGTTCACCAAGATGAATGGTGCCGGAAATGACTTTGTCATGGTGGATAACCGTGATGGCTCACGCAGTCTTTCCTGCGAGCAGATCGCGCGTCTTTGCGACCGTCACCGGGGCATCGGAGCCGATGGCCTGATCGCCCTCGAAGGCTCGCCGGAGCTACCCCGCATGCGCTATTACAATGCCGACGGCGGTGAGGCCGAGATGTGCGGCAATGGAGCCCGGTGTTTTTCCCGCTTTACAGCGAGACTGCTGGCCCTGACCGCCGGAAGTCTCTCCTTCCAGACCGAGGTGGGGATACTTGCGGCTGAACTCCTCCCTGATGACCGTGTCCGTCTCCGCATGAGCGAGCCTCACAGTCTTCAGTTGGCCCACTCGCTGCGTGTGTTGGATCGGGATTTGGAGGTGCATTCCCTGAATACCGGGGTTCCCCATGCCGTCACCTTCGTACAGAACCTCGAGGAGACCCCGGTCTTTGAGTTAGGCCGCGCCCTCCGCCAACACCAGCGCTTTGCACCAGCCGGGACGAATGCCAATTTCGTCAAGATTCTGGCTCCTGGCTCTCTGTCCATCCGCACCTACGAGCGCGGGGTTGAGGATGAGACCCTGGCCTGTGGTACCGGCGTTGTTGCGTCTGCATTGATTCATCATCATCTGTCTAAGGCCCCCTCTCCCATCTCTGTACAGGTTCGTGGCGGAGAGACTCTTGAGGTGGGATTCCAAATGCAAAACGGACAACCTGAAGCTGTGACCCTCGCAGGGCCAGCTGATTTCGTCTTTACTGGCAATGTGACCATCTAG